The sequence below is a genomic window from Ottowia sp. SB7-C50.
CACGGCCAACACCTGCATCGCCTCGATTCGCAAGTGCCAGGACGCTGACCCGGGTGGCACCAAGGCGTTCGATCCGCCGAAGATCGTCAAGAGCGACATCAAGTTCGACGAGAAGTTCTTCGGTGCCGACCGCGCCGCCGCGCTGCGCGAGAAGGCCACCGCCTCGCTGTCGCCGGCTGAAAAGATCTTCTATCAGCGCTGCACCGTATGCCACGGCCCGCGCGACCCGGCGCACTTTACCGAGAAGCAGTGGCTCGGCATCACGCCCAGCATGTTCCAGCGCGCCGGCCTGAACGACGACGAGCAGAAGACGGTGCTGGAGTTCCTGATGAAGAACGCGAAGAAGTAAGTGCGCGCGCCTGGGGCGATCACCCGCCCCGGGCGCCTCGCCATGCTTTTCTTGCCCCGCATCGGCGGGGTTTTTTGTGAACGACGGCCGCCTCGGCGCAGCTACTAAAATAGTAGCTTCTGACGCACAAGGAACAAGCGCATGAGCCGAAAACTGTTCGGAACCGATGGCATCCGCGGCACCGTGGGCCAGCATCCCATCACCCCCGACGTGGTGTTGCGCCTTGGCCATGCGGTGGGCCGCGTGCTGAAGCAGGCCGAAGCCAACCCCACGGTGCTGATCGGAAAGGACACGCGCATTTCCGGCTACATGCTGGAAAGCGCGCTGGAATCGGGCCTCAACTCGGCCGGCGCCGACGTCGTGCTGCTGGGGCCCGTGCCCACGCCGGCCGTGGCCTACCTGACCCGCGCCCAGCGGGCCAGCCTGGGCGTGGTCATCAGCGCCAGCCACAACGCCTATCCCGACAACGGCATCAAGTTCTTCAGCGCCCGCGGCACCAAGCTGCCCGACGAATGGGAACGGCAGGTGGAGGCCGTGCTGGCCGAGCCGCCAGAGTGGGTCGAATCGGGCGCGCTGGGGCGGGCGCGGCGGCTGGACGACGCGGCGGGCCGCTACATCGAATTCTGCAAGAGCACCTTCAGCAGCTACCTGAGCCTGCGTGGCATGAAGATCGTGGTCGACGCCGCGCACGGTGCGGCCTACCAGATCGCGCCCAAGGTGTTTCATGAACTGGGTGCCGAAGTCATCGCCATCGGCTGCGCGCCCGACGGGCTGAACATCAACCTGGGTGTGGGCGCCACGCACCCCGAGGCGCTGATGCGCGCCGTGGTCGAGCACCGCGCCGACTACGGCATCGCGCTTGACGGCGACGCCGACCGCCTGCAGATGGTGGACGCCAGCGGCCGCCTGTTCAACGGCGACGAACTGCTGTACCTGCTGGCCGCCGACCGTCTGGCACACCGTCAGACCCGCGGCCAGACGCGCGGGCCTGAACTGGCCGGCGTCGTCGGCACGCTGATGACCAACCTGGCGGTGGAGCAGGGCATCCGCCGCCTGGGTTACGACTTTGTGCGCGCCAAGGTGGGCGACCGCTATGTGCTGGAAGAGCTGCACGGCCGCGGCTGGATTCTGGGCGGTGAAGGCTCGGGCCACCTCCTGACGCTGGACCGCCACAGCACCGGCGACGGGCTGGTGTCTGCGCTGCAGGTGCTGCGCGCCTGCGCCGCCAGCGGCCGCACCGTGGCCGAGCAACTGGCCGACGTGACGCTGTGCCCCCAGACCCTTGTCAACGTGCGGCTGCAGCCCGGCCAGGACTGGCGGCAGAACCAGCGCCTGGCCGACGAAACCCGCGCCGTCGAAGCCGACCTGGCCGGCACCGGCCGCGTGTTGATCCGTGCCAGCGGCACCGAACCCGTGGTGCGCGTGATGGTCGAGGCGCAGGATGGCGCGCAGGCCCAGGCCTGCGCCGAACGGCTGGCGGCCGCTTTGCAGGGCTGACGGACGCGGGTTGTCCAGCCAGCGATCAATGCTGCGGGCGCATGGCAGATATGCCCAGGCAGCTATCAAATTGAGAGAGCGTGCCCACTGCGCGGTCATCGCGATGCCGTCTTGTGGGCGCTCAACGCCTGGCGGAGGGTAAGCACTTGCTGGTTGCGCCTGCGGCTGCCCCCGCTGACCAACACGGTCTTTTTTTGCGTCCTTCGCGAACCCTTGGCGTCCTTCGCGTCCGGCTGTTCTCCAGCGACCGCCCACACAGCCGATGCCCCGCTTGGCGAAAGACGGCGACTGTGCGATAAGGACGGCTCCCCCCACGAGGAGACAAGACCATGACGATGCTTCTGGCCCGGCGCGCCTTTGCCGGCATGCTGCTTTCGGGCTTTACCGCGCTGGCTGCGGCGCAATGGCAGGCGCCGATGCCGGCCCTGCCCAGTGTGCAACCGGAGGCCGTCGGCCTGTCGTCGGCGCGGTTGCAGCGCATCGGTGGCTGGTTGCGCGGCGAAGTCGATGCCAAGCGCATTCCCGGCGCCGTGGTGATGGTGGGCCGCGACGGCCGACTGGCCTATGTCGACGTGATCGGCCAGCAAGGCCCGGACAGCGCGCGCCCCATGGCGCGCGACAGCATCTTCCGCATCTACTCGATGACCAAGCCGCTGGTGTCGGTGGCGGCGCTGATGCTGGCCGAGGAAGGCAAGCTGCTGATGGAAGCACCCGTGTCGCGCTACATCCCGGCGTTCGCCAACACCAAGGTCGGTGTCGAAAAGACCGAGGCGGCCGGCAACAAGACGCTGGAGCTGGTGCCCCAGGTGCGGCCCATGACGGTGCAGGATCTGCTGCGCCACACCTCGGGCCTGACCTACGGCTTCTTCGGCAACTCGCTGGTCAAGAAGGCCTACGTCGATGGCGGCGTGGGCATCTCGGGTGACTTCACCACGGCCGATTTCGCCGAGAAGCTGGCGGCGCTGCCGCTGCACTACCAGCCCGGCAGCACCTGGGACTACAGCTATTCGACCGACGTGCTGGGCCGCGTGCTGGAAGTGGCGACCGGCCAGAGCCTCTATTCGCTGCTGAAGAACCGCCTGCTCGACCCGCTGGGCATGCGCGACACCAGCTTCTACGTGCCCGAGCCGGCCCGCCAGGCGCGACTGGCCGAGCCGCTGGCCGACGACCGCGTGATCGGCGTCGGCGCCACCATCGGCGACCCGCGCAAGGTCGAGAAATTCGAATCCGGCGGCGGCGGGCTTGTGTCCACGGCCGACGACTACGCGCGCTTCCTGCAGATGCTGCTGAACGGCGGCGCGCTCGACGGCCGCCGCTATCTCAGCCCCGCCACGGTGCGCTACATGACGGCCGACCACATCGGGCCGGGCACCGGCATCGCCACCACGCCGCTGTACCTGCCGGGGCCGGGCTACGGCTTTGGCCTCGGCTTTGCGGTGCGCCGCGTCGATGGCGAGGCGCCCTTTGTCGCCCCGGCGGGCGACTACTGGTGGGGCGGCGCGGGCGGCACGTATTTCTGGGTCGACCCGAAGACCCGCCTGTTCACCGTGCTGATGGTGCAGTCGCCCAAGCAGCGCGTGGCGTACCGCTCCATCGTGCGCAACATGGTGTACGCGGCGGTCGAGAAATAAGCGCAAGCGGCTTCGCCAGCGGCGCCGTCCCGCTGGCGATAATCGGCGCACCTTGAAACGCGATCCACTGGCCTCGTTGGAGGTCAACCTTTCCGAAGCCGACGGCATCCGCTACCTGCACCTGGGCACCGAATGGGTGCAGGGCAGCATGCGCATCGCCGCGCCGTTCGACATCGACCTGGAATACGTGCAGCGCATGATGGCCTGGCTGCTGTTCATGCCGCCCGACAGCGTGGCCGGCCGGCATGCCATGCAATTGGGCCTGGGCGCAGGCGCCATCACCAAGTTCTGCTATAAAAAACTGAGAATGACCTGCACCGCGGTAGAGATCAACCCGCGCGTGGCCGACGTCTGCCGCGCCTGGTTGCGGCTGCCGCCCGAGGACGAGCGCCTGCGCGTGGTGATTGGCGACGCCGCGCGCGAGATCCGCCAGCCCGAATGGCTGGGCACGGTGGACGCGCTGCAGGTCGACCTGTACGACCACGAGGCCGCCGCGCCCGTGCTCGACAGCCCCGACTTCTACGCCGACTGCCGCCACCTGCTGACCGAGGACGGCTGCATGACGGTCAACCTGTTCGGCCGCTCGGCCAGCTTCGAGCGCAGCGTCGAAAGCATTGCCAGCGCGTTTGGCGCGCGCGCCGTGTGGCAGTTCAAGCCCACGCGCGAGGGCAACGCCGTGGTGCTGGCCCAGCGCACGCCCAGCCGGCCCAAGCGGGCCGACCT
It includes:
- the glmM gene encoding phosphoglucosamine mutase, which codes for MSRKLFGTDGIRGTVGQHPITPDVVLRLGHAVGRVLKQAEANPTVLIGKDTRISGYMLESALESGLNSAGADVVLLGPVPTPAVAYLTRAQRASLGVVISASHNAYPDNGIKFFSARGTKLPDEWERQVEAVLAEPPEWVESGALGRARRLDDAAGRYIEFCKSTFSSYLSLRGMKIVVDAAHGAAYQIAPKVFHELGAEVIAIGCAPDGLNINLGVGATHPEALMRAVVEHRADYGIALDGDADRLQMVDASGRLFNGDELLYLLAADRLAHRQTRGQTRGPELAGVVGTLMTNLAVEQGIRRLGYDFVRAKVGDRYVLEELHGRGWILGGEGSGHLLTLDRHSTGDGLVSALQVLRACAASGRTVAEQLADVTLCPQTLVNVRLQPGQDWRQNQRLADETRAVEADLAGTGRVLIRASGTEPVVRVMVEAQDGAQAQACAERLAAALQG
- a CDS encoding serine hydrolase domain-containing protein; protein product: MTMLLARRAFAGMLLSGFTALAAAQWQAPMPALPSVQPEAVGLSSARLQRIGGWLRGEVDAKRIPGAVVMVGRDGRLAYVDVIGQQGPDSARPMARDSIFRIYSMTKPLVSVAALMLAEEGKLLMEAPVSRYIPAFANTKVGVEKTEAAGNKTLELVPQVRPMTVQDLLRHTSGLTYGFFGNSLVKKAYVDGGVGISGDFTTADFAEKLAALPLHYQPGSTWDYSYSTDVLGRVLEVATGQSLYSLLKNRLLDPLGMRDTSFYVPEPARQARLAEPLADDRVIGVGATIGDPRKVEKFESGGGGLVSTADDYARFLQMLLNGGALDGRRYLSPATVRYMTADHIGPGTGIATTPLYLPGPGYGFGLGFAVRRVDGEAPFVAPAGDYWWGGAGGTYFWVDPKTRLFTVLMVQSPKQRVAYRSIVRNMVYAAVEK
- a CDS encoding spermidine synthase; this translates as MKRDPLASLEVNLSEADGIRYLHLGTEWVQGSMRIAAPFDIDLEYVQRMMAWLLFMPPDSVAGRHAMQLGLGAGAITKFCYKKLRMTCTAVEINPRVADVCRAWLRLPPEDERLRVVIGDAAREIRQPEWLGTVDALQVDLYDHEAAAPVLDSPDFYADCRHLLTEDGCMTVNLFGRSASFERSVESIASAFGARAVWQFKPTREGNAVVLAQRTPSRPKRADLQARADEVEARWGLPAQKWLKVFKALEK